In Chthoniobacterales bacterium, the DNA window TATCGTCGATGTGGGTTCTGACTTCGAAATTGGTTACTTCTTCCTGCGTGCCGGCGCCGCTTGTCTTTCCGGTATTGGCGATCTGAATAACGGTGCCGTGAAATTTGCGGTCGGGATACGCATCGATGGTTACGATCGCTTTGTCGCCAACCTTGACGTTGACCACGTCGTTCTCGTTCACATCGACGCGCGCTTCCATGCTGGAGAGATCGGCCACCCGCATCACTTCCGTGCCGGCGAACTGGTTCGTCGCCACGACGCGCTCACCCAGCTTGCTGTTGAGCACCGTGACGGTCCCGTTGATGGGGGAATTGATGGTTGTCTTTGAAAGCTGATCGCGCGCCTGGCTCGAACCCGCCTCGGCCCGCTCGATTTCGTGCAGCATGCTTTCGTAGGTCGATGCCGCCACGTCCCGCGCCGCCTGCGCGGATGTGTATTCGGATTCCGAAATCATTTTCTTGGTGAACAAGTCCTGAGCGCGCTTCAGGTCCTGCTCCGCTTTCTGAAGAGTTGCTTTTGCCTGGAGATTGTTCGCCTTCGCGGTACTGATCGCCGCTTGTTGTTGCTCGACCAGCGCCTTGTAGGAATCCGGCTTAATCTTCAGCAGGAGATCGCCTTTTTTGATGGCCATGCCGTCCTCGACCGGCAACTCGATAATCTCACCCGCGACCTCCGGCGAAATTTTGACCTCCACCTCAGGCTGAATTTTTCCATTCGCGGAAACCGTTTGCACAATCGTCTTGCGGACCGCCTTTTCGGTCGTGACCGGAATCGGTTTTTCGCGCTTCCCCAGAAGCGCCGAGACGATAATCCAGAGCAGCAGGAGCCCGATGGAGCCAAAAATAATGTACCGCCTCCGGCGGGAGCGCCGTTTGCGGGGCGTGATGGGAGGAGCGGCAACTTGATGCATTTCAGGTGGGGGAGTTGTGGCGTTCGTGGGGATGGGACTGGTTAGAGCTTTGGAAAGCAATTTTCGTTCACTCCGAAAAGGCGAAGGCAATTACAGTTATTATAGGCCAATTATGGCCGGTATTCACGCTCATCTTCAATCAGATGCAACTGGGAGATTGAATGGATTCAGCCCGATTGCCCATCAAAAAACCTTCCCTCCGGCTGCGAGGCGCCCGCGAATCTGTTCAATCGCCCAATTGGCGTGCTCGGCAATGAGCGGCTCCGGGTCCTCCGCCGCCCTCTCCAGCGCCGGTAAATCGTCTCGATTGCCCACATTTCCCAGGGCCACGCAGACGTTTCGCAGGAATCCGCGCCGCTTGATTCGCTTGATGGGCGACCGGCGAAAGAGCTGCCGAAACCTGGCGTCGTCCAGGGCGAGGTAATCCCGCAGCGGCATGCCGATGGCGGGACCGGCGGCGAAGGCGGCTTCCCGGGAAATCGAGGCGAACCGATTCCAGGGGCAGGCGTCGAGGCAGTCGTCGCAGCCGTAAATCCGATCGCCAATGAGCGGGCGTAATTCCAGGGGGATCGAGCCCTCGAGTTCGATCGTCAGATAGGAGATGCAGCGCCGTGCGTCGAGGCGATGGGGTTCCGTGATTGCGCCGGTTGGACACGCCACGATGCAACGCTGGCAACTTCCGCAGCGCTCCGCCTGCGGCGCGTCCGGGGGGAGCTCGAGCGTGGTCAGAATCTCGCCGAGAAAAAACCAGGTGCCGAGCCTGGGGTCGATCAGCATGGTGCTTTTGCCGTGCCAGCCGAGCCCGGCTTCCGCGGCGTGGTCCCGTTCGAGAATCGGTCCTGTATCGACGTAGCACTTTTGAATGCCTCCAAATTCGGCCAGGAGCTCGCTCAATTGCTCCAGTTTCCGGAGCATCAGCTCGTGGTAATCCTCACCCCATGCATACCGCGCGATCTTTCCCTTTTCGCCAACTGACCCGGGAGCGTCTTTCAGTTCCCCTTGCCAATAATTAAGCGCGACGACAATTACCGAACGAACGCCCGGCAGCACCTGCGCCGGATCGCACCGTTTCTCTTCTCCGCGGCCCAGCCAATCCATCTCGCCCGCCGCTCCCTCGCGCAGCCACGTTCGAAAATCCTCTCCATGCCGGGGCGGGGAAGCCGGCGCGATTTTGCACGAATCAAAACCAAGCGCCCTGGCCCGATCGACGATTTGCTGCTTCAAATCTGAGCCAACCGCCGGTCGGCGCTGGTCCAACGGTGCAAGAATCGACGTCACAGCTTTCCAAAGCTCCTCAGAATTTCGTCCGCCACCTCATCGTGCCCAAGCCGCGACGTGTCCAATCGAACGTCCGCGGCCTGCCGATAGAGCGGCTCACGCGCCCGCAATAGCTCCAGCATCGTGGCTCGTGGGTTTTCCGTTTGCAAGAGCGGTCGCGTGGCCCTCCGGGAAATCCGGCGAAAAAGCGTCTCCTCGTCGGCCTCGAGGCTCACCACCTTTCCGAGCGCGCGCAGCATCTTCACGTTCTCCTGGCGCAACACGATACCGCCGCCGGTCACGATAATGGCGGGCGCCGCCGCCGAAAACTGCCGGAGAATCTCCGTTTCCGTTTCCCGAAACTTCTCTTCCCCAAACCGCGCGAAAATTTCCGAGACCGGCAAACCAAATCGGGCCGAAATCATCTCGTCGGTATCCAGGCGCGAAAGGCCCGTGCGCCTGGCCAGCGTCCGGCCGATGGACGATTTGCCGGCCCCCATAAAGCCGATCAGAACAATAGACTGGCCGCGCGCTGCCATTCGACAATGTAGAGGAGCTCGGCCCGCCATCAAAAAGGCCTTTGCAAGCGGACACGTTCTGGGGAATGGATGAAATCCAATTATGCCTGAGACAAAATCTTCCTCGCTCGTCGCCATCATCATGGGTAGCAAATCGGATTGGGAAACGATGCGCGTTTCCGGGGAAACGCTGGATGAGCTCGGCGTGCCTAACGAATCGCATGTTCTCTCCGCCCATCGCACGCCGGACGCGACCACCGAGCTCGCTCGGGCCGCCGCTGATCGCGGCGTCCGCGTCATCATTGCCGCAGCCGGCGGAGCGGCGCACCTGGCGGGAGTCGTCGCGGCTCACACCTGGCTTCCAGTTCTCGGCGTGCCGATGACTTCCGCGCTCAACGGTTTGGACTCCCTCCTCTCGATTGCCCAAATGCCCGGCGGAATCCCAGTTGGCACTCTCGCGATCGGGAAGGCTGGCGCCAAGAACGCCGCGCTCCTCGCCGCCAGCATCATCGGGCTCACCGACGACAAGGTACGAGAAAAACTTCTCGCCTTTCGGAAAGCCCAGACGGACGCCGTCCTTTCGCAGCGGGTCCCATGACCCAAATCGCTCCTTCGCGCACGCCCCAGGAGCGCGCGGAGGCCGTCGCGACTGCCGCCGGATTGCTCCGCCGCGGCGATATTGTCGCGCTTCCGACCGAAACCGTCTACGGGCTGGCGGCCGACGCGCTCAACGCTGACGCCGTGGCAAAAATTTTCGAAGCCAAAGAGCGCCCGCGCTTCGATCCGCTCATTGTTCATTTACCCGGTCGCGAATGGCTCGACCGAGTCACGACGATCGACTCCAACGCGCGCAGTCTGGTTGAGAGGTTGCTCGACCAATTCTGGCCCGGGCCGTTCACTCTTGTCCTGCCTCGGAACGAGATTGTTCCCGACATCGTCACCGCCGGTCTGCCGACCGTGGCGGTTAGGATCAGTGCGCATCCCGTCTTCTCAGAAATCCTTCAAGGCTTCGCGTCGCCGCTGGCTGCGCCGAGTGCCAACCGGTTTGGCCGGATCAGCCCCACGACCGCGCAACATGTCCTTGATGAACTGGAAGGCCGGATTCCACTGGTCGTGGATGGCGGTCCTACGGCGCATGGACTGGAATCCACCATCGTCGTCCCGCGTGAGGGGCGACTCGAAATTTTGCGGCGCGGTCCGGTTACGGAGGAGCAACTCGCCGCCTTTGGCGAAGTGGTCGTCGCCGAAACCCGCGCGCAGCCCGAAGCGCCCGGGCAACTTCCGAGCCACTACGCGCCGTCTACTCCGCTCGTTTTGGTCGATGATCCTTCGGCCTTCGCTTTGCCCCCGTACAAGAGATGCGGGCTGCTGGCCTGGAGGCCCTTGGATGAATCGAAGGGATTTGTCGAGGTCAGGCAGTTAAGCGCGCGCGAGGACCTGAAGGAAGCCGCCACCAATCTATTTCGTTATCTCCGGGAACTGGATCGTTCGAACCTCGATCTCGTTGTCGCCGAAAAACTCCCCGAAACCGGCTTGGGTGCTGCGATCATGGACCGCTTGAAACGAGCCGGCACCCCGCCAAAGGGCACTTGACGATGTGAAACTCTAACCCTTTCCTTTCCGCTTTTCCCTTTCCCGGCAGGAAGGTTAAACCTTGACCGGGCGACCGGTTTCACCCTAGAAAAAATGACGGTTAGGCCCCCGTCATGGCATCAACGCGAAAAAAGGATCCATCCGCTTCGTGGGTCAAAAGTCGTCTCTGGCTCGCGGCGGGCATAATGGCCGTCGTTACGCCCCGCCTCTCGGCTGAAATCTCACTGGTTAACCGCCTGTCGGACGCGCGCGCTTCTGCACGCAATTTGGCCCAGTTCGATTCCCCACCGCCGCAAATCCAGACGGACTTTTTACCAGCAAGTCTCAGCAACTCCGCCTTCGTGAGCGGGGAGTCCGGTGGAGGGAGTGCAGGGTCCACCAGTAATTCGTCAATGGTGGTAGATAACTCGATGGGAACCTTGCGAGTCTCGGGCGACGGAACGGCGACTGGTGATGCGATCTTAACAGATGGTCGCGCCTTCGCCGGGGCGAAGTTAGTCGTTCTCAACTTTGATGTAACAGACCTCTCGTATGTCTATTCGATAACGGGCCAGCTAACGGCATCGTGTTCTTGCGGCCGGCAGGCGCTGGCCAAGCTCACCAGGGGAGCGACGACAATATTTGACGTGAGGGCAGGCGTCGACAACCCGCCGTCGGTGGCTATCTCCAAAACTGGCACGCTCCCTCCCGGAAATTACACCCTTTCCGTTGAGATAGACACTGAGGCTTTCGGGGGTGTGGGGACAGGCGGCCACGCCAGCAGTAGCGGCAGATTTAACTTTGCTCTCGACCAAGCGCCAACCCCTACCCCCACCCCAACGACGACCGCCACGCCAACGCCCACTCCCGGCGCAGTGACACAGGCGGTCAATCTCTCAACGCGTCTTTTGGTGGGCACAGGCGACAACGTGGGCATCGGCGGCTTTATCATTACTGGCTCTGAACCGAAGCAAGTGTTACTGCGCGGCATCGGTCCTTCGTTGGCAGGCGCGGGTATCGCCAATCCGCTGGCCGATCCCGTCCTGGAATTGCACGGCCCGGATTCCTTCGTCACCGTCACGAACAACAACTGGAGGGAAACGCAGGAGGCAGCGATTAACGCGACGGGCATTGCTCCCCATCACGATCTTGAATCGGCGATTCTCGTTACGCTCGATCCCGGATCGTACACCGCCATCTTGAAAGGAAACGGAGCGACCTCTGGAGTCGCCCTGGTGGAAGTTTACGGCGTGGGAGCGTCCACCTCGAAACTGGCTAACATCAGCACCCGAGCGTTTGTCAGCACAGGCAACGACATCGTGATCGCAGGCTTTATTTTGGGTGGTGGATCGAGCAACCCCAGGATCATTCTCCGCGGGCTTGGACCGAGCCTGGCAGCCTCGGGAATTTCGCCGGTGTTGGCCGATCCAACCTTGGATCTGCGAGATAGTCAGGGAGCGCTCCTCATCTCGAACAATAACTGGCAGGATACTGCGACCGAACCTCCAGTGTTTGGAACAGGCCTCGAGCCGACCCACCTTTTGGAGGCGGCCACCGGAGCGACGCTGCCGCCGGGCGCTTATACCGCCCTGCTCTCCGGCGTGGACGGCGGCACCGGTCTTGGACTGGTTGAAGTTTACGACCTTGGCCGGCAGTAGCTCCAAGACGAGATTTGCTGCGCAGGAGCTCGGCAAACCGCATTTCTTCGACGATTTCGCCGCGGTCAACTGCTCCCACCATTGTGCGCTGGTTAGGCCTCTTCGTGAATTAACTCTGCCTGCGCCTAAGTTCCTTCTTCCTTATCCCCGCTCGGGCTGCTAGCTCCGAGGGCAATGAAGCGGCTCGTCTGGCTCGATGTTTCCAAGGGGCTGGCCATTCTGACCGTTGTTTATTTTCATTTTTTCCGAACCTACTTCGAGCATGGTTCGCTGCCGCCGCCTGACTGGAGCAATTTGTTTTCCTCGATGCGCTCCGCCTTGGGCATCGCCTGGCTCTTCGTCTCCGGGCTTGGGTTCCACGCGGTCGGCGCTTTCATCATCCTCAGTGGCTGGGCCCTGGCCCAAGCAACCGTGCGGAAAGCGGAAGCGGGTCCCATCGGGTGGGGCGGATGGTATCGAGCGCGGCTCCTCCGGCTTTATCCCATGTACTGGGTGGCGCATCTGGTTTACCTTCTCTCACCCTTCGTCGCGCGCTTCGAACGAATCGATGGCCGCATCGTGCTCAGTCTGCTTGGCCTGCGCTTTGTCGATATCAGCATGAACTTTTTCTATCTGAACGCCGCCTGGTGGTACTTCTCCATGCTAATCCAGTTCTATCTGATTTTTCCGTTGCTCTTTGGGGCGGCCAGAAAGCTTGGGCCTTTACTCTTCCTGTTGCTCGCGGGCGCGCTCGGTTTTTTCGTTCGGTACCTGATGCTCTTTCCCTATCCGCAAGATGGGTTGTGGATTCTGGGTGGCTTTGCCATTTGCCGCTTGCCGGAATTTGCTCTTGGCATGGCTTTGGGCTTGTGGTGGGCGCGCTCGGCCGCTCGCGTGGAACGATTTCTCCTCAGCGGGGCCGGTTTGTTGGGCGGTGTGATTCTATATCCTGTCGCGCTCCGCTTGTACCAGAACGGTATCACCTACATCTTTGTTGATTTCGCCACCGGCGCCTGCTGCTTTCTCGTCATGGTGGGCATCGCCGGCCTGCTCGCGCGCTTCGCGTGGCCGGCGAAAATTTTCGCCCTCGTCGGCGCCTTCTCCTACGGCATCTACCTGATCCATCATCCGTATGTCATCTGGCTGGGATTTCGGATCCGCGAACAGCCGATTTGGATGTTCCTTCTTATTTCCGTGGCCACAATGGCGGTGATCGCCGCTTGGGGCATCGCCTTGGAAAAAGCCACCAACGCGTTTCTTACCAAATTCATCACCCGGCGCAAGCCAGCGGCCGCCTGAGTCGACCGAGTCAGTACGGTCCGGGCCAGCCAAATCGCAAGGGCGGTCAACTCTTGCAATCTGAGCCCCGCCAGCCAAATGCCATCTTGGGTTCGGTTTTCAAAGAACAGGCTGGCACCCTTGGCCGAGTCAGGCAAGATGCTACCCTCCGAAATAGGTTCCAATGGTAGACCGGCGCGAGTTTTTAGTCAGGAGTAGCCTCGCTGCGGCCGGGGCGCTGATTTCTCGCCGCGTCTTTGCGGAAGGCGCGGGCGAACATTGGCCTCCCTATCGGGGCAATTTCGTAATTGATGGGCAGGGCGGGAGCGCCGTCTTCTATTTGAAGGACGACGATCCCGCGCTCGCAGCGGAGTTGCAGGCGGTCCGCGATTCCGGCCTCACCGGATTGATTGTGAGTCCGGCGCCTCAAGGTCGTTTCTGGCTGAATGATGCGGCGTTCGAGCGCAGCAAGGAAACGTTGCGACAGTGGAAAGCGCGCGTCGAAGCGCACCCCGACACCTTCCTCCACGTGCAGAAGGCAGAGGACCTCGCGCGCGCGCGCGACGAACACCGCCTCGGGATTATCTTTACCTTTCAGGGAACGGAACCGCTGGGCGAGGAGGCCGATCGCATTCCGATGTTTCGGGAAATGGGACTCCGTGTAATGCAGTTGACTCACAACCGGCGCAATCTGGTCGGGGACGGCTGCATGGAGCCGGGCAACGCGGGCCTGAGCAAATTCGGGCACCAGGTGGTGGAACGCCTGAATGCGGAAAAGCTGGTGATCGATCTCTCGCATGGATCGCAGCGCACCACCTTGGAAGCGATCCGCGCCTCGAAGACGCCGGTGCTGATCGGTCATGCCGGGTGCCGGTCGCTTTCGGATTTGCCGCGCAACGTGGCCGACGCCGAACTGCGGGCGCTGGCTGATAACGGGGGCGTGGTCGGAATTATATTCTGGCCCTATCTCCGGGTGGATACGCAACCGATGTCGATCGATGTCATTCGCCACCTCGAACACGCCATCAAAGTTTGCGGCGAGGATCATGTCGGGATCGGGACCGACAGCGATCTGGCTCCGGTAAAGCGAACGCCGGAGTGGGAACGCGAGAATCGCGAATGGGTCAAGGGCGCGAAAGAGGAGGGGACCTTCACCGCCGGCCGGCCTGACGACCTCTATACCTTCATTCCCGACCTCAACGCCGCCAATCGCTTCGAGTTGCTGGCAGCGCGCCTCTCAGCCCGCGGCCATTCTGACACGCGGATCGCAAAGATCCTGGGAGGAAATTTCGCTCGGGTGATGCGCGAAGTTTGGGGGAGTTAAGAAGCGCCGCCGTTAGAGTCGAGGCTTCGACGGCGCGGCCGCGTAAAAAACATCACTATGAGAAGAAGGATCGCGGCGGGAAGCTGGTAGGACGGGACGAGGAGAAAGACCAGCCCGCTCATCGAGCCGGGGTTGAGGAAAATAAGGTCCCCATACAGGAAGATCGCGCACGCGGTGGCCAAAGCGCAAACGACGAGGGTGGCGATGGCTCGGCCCCGGCTGCTGTTGGCCAGAAGACAGGCGCCGCCAAAGACCACATAAGGGCTCAGCGCCAACAGGCCAAATTCACCGACCAACGCCACGAACCCGGCTGTCTGCACCAGGGCGCTGCCGCTAACGAACACCCCCAGGCCGAGCGTTGCCAGGCTGGACACAGTGGTTTTCTGGAAGGTCATCGGTCGTTTACCGTGCCTTGGAGCGTACCTCGTTAGCCCTTTTCATCGACAACGGCCTCGATCCGGTAGCCGTCGGGATCGAAAGCGAAAGCGGCGAAATAGTTCGGGCCATGTTCGGGATGAAAGCCCACACCTCCATTATCCCGTCCTCCGTGGGCCAGCGCCGCCTGGTGGAAAGCGGCCGCCGCCTCTTGAGATGGCGCTCGGAAGGCCACATGGAAGCCGTCGCTCGGCGCAATAACCCCGTCCTGACGAAGGCGGATGGCAAATTCATCCTCGCCCCCGGGTCGCCCGTAGCCGATGGCCGATTCCTTGCGGCCAGCGCCGCTCTCTTGAGTGAAGACACGGAAGTAGCCAAGCGGAGCGAGCGCGGCGTCATAAAACGCGGCGGAACGCGTGAGATCAGCAACCGCGAAAGAAAGATGGTGCAGCATGAGCAGCGAACGAAGTGGACCCAAATCAGCGACGCCTGCCGGGGGCGGGCACTCAATAAGATTCTTCGTGAATAATTTTCTGCGGCTTTGTCATGCAGCTGTGAGCTTTCGCCGTATAGAATGGTTAGGCATTATTTCGTGAGGTGCAGGGGAACGAAATCGAAGCGAAGTGCCCTGCGTCCGCCCTGACATTTCAGCATAAGAGAATCTTCCTTGATCGTCCCGGCGCAGTCCTCGCGTGATTCAAAACCAATAATGGTGAAGCGAATGCTGGCTCCCTTTGCTGTAAAGTGACCGCCTGACGGTGCCCCCGGCCCGCGGTGGAACCATTGGACGACCTGTTCCGGCGTTTCACTGGCCGCGACGGAGAGCGCTGTTCCGTCGGAATAAAAGCGGAGGTACAACGTGTATTCACCCGCGTCGCCTTTACGCCGGTAGATTCCATCGTAACGCAAGGACGCCCCGCTCGCGCTGGCAGCGCAGACAAGCCACGCGCCGAGTATGACCGCGGTGAGAAGATTCCTACAATGTCGCATCGGGTGAAGGCACCTAAGTGCGTCCTTAAGAACGCAAATTTTCACATCTATCACCATCCGAATGGCGCTGAAGGGGCGTGATTGCATCATCGTATCGTCGTAGCAAATCGCGCGTCGAGCTTAAAGTCCGAGATGCCAGGGCTGAATCGCGCTTTCAGCGCTTGTTATGGACGGGGCTCGGGGTCCCTGGGGCGTTGCCCCAGGCTAAATTGAATTGCGCCTTTGGCGCAAACGGCGGTTTGGAAAGCGCCGCTCCTTGGTGGGGCGGCATCCGGAGCTCTCAACACTCAACTACCGACTCTCAACTTGCCGCGCGAGGGCGGCTTCGATGAAGCCTTTGAAGAGCGGGTGCGGCTTGTTCGGTTTGCTCTGGAATTCCGGGTGATACTGGCAGGCCATGAAATAGGGGTGATCCTTTAGCTCGATCAGCTCGGCGAGCGAACCATCGGGTGAGGTTCCCGAGATCATGAATCCTTTTTCGCCCATTCTCTCCCGATACTTCATGTTGAACTCGTAACGGTGCCGATGGCGCTCCAGGACTTCGTCGTCGTCGTAGATCTTTTCCGCAACGGTGCCTTTGGCGATCTTGGTCGGCCAGGTGCCGAGCCGCATGCTGGCGCCTTTGTTTTTAACGTCGCGCTGCTCCTCGAGCAGGCAGATGACAGGGTCGGCCGCGTCCTTGTCGAACTCGGTGCTATTGGCTTTTTCCAAGCCGCATACGTTCCGGGCGAACTCAATCGTGGCCACTTGCATGCCGAGACAGAGGCCGAGATACGGAATCTTGTTTTCGCGTGCGAATTTCGCTGCCGTGATTTTTCCTTCGACGCCCCGCTCTCCGAAGCCGCCCGGAATCAGGACGCCGGCCACATCCTTTAGATGGCCATCAACGCCGCCCTCCAAGGTTTCGGCATCGATCAATTCCAGCTGAATCCCGCAATCCTGGCTGGCCGCGGCGTGGGTGAGCGATTCGTAGATGCTTTTGTAAGCGTCCTGCAAATCGATGTATTTACCGACGACGGCGATCTTGACCTGTTTCTTCGGGCTCACGACGCGTTCGACGAATTTCCCCCAGTTCGTCAGGTTCGGCGGCGGCGCGTCGATATGGAGCAGCTCGCAGATCAGGTCGTCGAGACCCTCGGCGTTCAACATCAGGGGCATTTCGTAAATCGTGTGGGGAACGTCGCGCGCTTCGATGACTCCGCGCGGCGAGACGTTGCAGAACATCGAGAGCTTCTGGCGCAGCTCGGCATCAAGCGGATGTTCGGTCCGGCAAAGCAGGACCTGCGGTTGAATACCGATCTCGCGCAGCTTCGCAATGCTTTGCTGGGTCGGCTTCGTCTTCAATTCGCGCGCGGCCCGGATGTACGGCACCAGCGTGACGTGGACATTGACGACATTCTGCCCGCCCACTTCCAAAATGAATTGCCGGATCGCTTCCAGAAATGGCAGCCCCTCGATGTCGCCAGTCGTTCCGCCAATCTCGGTAATGACGACGTCGGCTTTGCTCTCGTCGGAAATTTCGCGAATCCGATCCTTGATGACATCGGTAACGTGGGGAATGACCTGGACGGTTTTGCCGAGGTAATCGCCGCGCCGCTCCTTGTTGATGACGCTTTCGTAGACCTGGCCGCTGGTGAGATTGTTGTGGCGAGAGAGAATGCAATTGGTGAAGCGCTCGTAATGGCCGAGGTCGAGATCGGTCTCCGCGCCGTCGTTCAGCACGTAAACTTCGCCGTGCTGAAACGGGTTCATCGTCCCGGGATCGACATTCAGATAGGGATCGAACTTTTGGAACACGACCCGCAAACCGCGGAGCTCGAGAAGCGTGCCGAGCGACGCCGCTGCCAGGCCTTTGCCTAACGAACTCACCACTCCGCCTGTAATAAAAATATATTTCATTTCCGCTTCACCCGGGGCGGTCGCTGGCCCGCGGACTTCAGGACGCGCTCGATGGTTCGAGCATCCTCCGGAGTGTCTACCCCGGGCGATCCGCTGGCCGTGATGACCACCTGAATTCTTACTCCATTCTCCAGCGCGCGCAATTGCTCGAGCGATTCGGCACGCTCCAAAGGCGAAGTTTTCCAGCGAACGAAACGGAGGAGGAGAGCGCGCGAATATCCGTAGATGCCCTGGTGCCGGAGAAACAAGGAGGGGCGCTTTCCAAACCGCCCTCTTCCTTCGCCCGGCAGTTTCAAACCGCCGCTCTGCGAAGCTGGAATGGCGGCGCGCGAGAAATAAAGAGCGTTGCCGTTTTGGTCCAGCACCACTTTCACCTGATGAGGTGACGCCGCCTCCGCGGGATCTTCGAAGGGATGCGCTGCCGTGATCATCTCAAGGTTGCGATCGCGCTGCAATTCGCGCACGAGGCGATCGATCAGTTTCGGATCGATGAGCGGCTCGTCGCCCTGGATGTTGACGATGTGCGAAAATTCCTTCGCCTTCGCCGCCACTTCGGCGATGCGGTCCGTCCCGCTGGCGTGGTTGGCCGAAGTCATGGCCACTTCAGCGCCCCAATCGAACGCCGCTTCCGCGATCCGGAAATCGTCGGTTGCGATAATGAGCCGATCGAGCTTTTTCGCGCACCGGCATCGTTCCCAGACATGCCGGAGGAGCGGCTTCCCCGCAATCGGATGGAGCGGCTTGCCCGGGAAGCGGGTCGCGCCCCAGCGGGCGGGTATGATGCCAAGAGCTTGAGTCATGTTAATACTCGATTCGGAGGATGAAAAAATGGCCGCTGGTGAAGACAAGAGTTACAAAAGGAGCTGATAGGCACTTTTCGGAAAAGGCCGGGACCGCGTCCGTGAGAAGCACAAAGGAAACGCCATGGCGTGCGGCGATTTCGAGGAAACTGTCACGTTGATGGTTCGCCAGGTTGCGGGGTAGCTCCTCGAGGGCGGCGATCCGCGGCTCGTAGGCGACAAAAAGATTTGAGAAAGTCTGGTCGATGGCAACGGTTTTCCGGCCCGCGGCTCCGAGCATGATGAGGGCATCATGGGGCGGCGCAAGAACGACGGTGCCGGGTGGGGTCTGATGACGCAACCAGGCAATGGTTTCGCCGAATCCGGACAAAGAAACGTATTCCAAGGACAGGTTCCGGGCCGACTCGAAATCGAAACGATGGAGGAATGGCCGAAGCTGAAAAGGCAAAAGAATGCCGAGAATGAGCAAAAGCACGATCGGAACTGGCAGACGACGCCACCGGGCAAGCAGCACCGTGAGCCCATCCGCGGCGCAATACAATCCGTAACCCACCAGCAGTGTCCCGGCCACCCGAAGGTGAAACAACCAATGAAAAGGCGGGACCAAACCGGGGAGGTGAGCACTGGGCCAGGCTTGCCGGACGTAGCCGTAAAGGAGCATGCACGAGCATACTCCTAACGACGTTATCAAAGTGAGGCGCGCTGCCCTATTGGTCCGCCTTCGGAAAAGCAGGACGAATCCTCCTAAGGCTAACGCATTTCGGAGGTTCAACGCTCCCCATAGCAACTGGGATAAACGCTGCAGTTCGGCTTCTTCCCACATGAAATCCTGCGGGGCGGTATTCTTGATCTGGAGGCCATAGTGCCAGAGAATCGTCGCCAGCAACGGCGCGCTCACCGCGAATGCTGGAACCAGGACCAAGCCCCAGCGGATTGGGACCGCGCGGCGTCTTGTCCAGTCGCAAGCCAATACGACCGCGACCGATCCGGCCACGATCGCCGTGGCAGTGTGCGTGAGGAAGGTTAAACCCAGCAACAGACCACAGGCCGCCCAGAGTCCATATCGGTCGCGGTTTCGAGCGCGAATGGCCACACCAATGGTTAAGGCAAACGGCACGAGCGAAAGCAGGTTAGTAAACAACCAGGGCGAATAGGTTGGCGCGGCCCAGGACGGAATTTCGTTAGGTCGCAGAAATAAGAACGCAAATAACACTGCCAGCCCCGCCCACCGGCCCCACAGAACGACGCCGAGTCCAAAAATCGCGAGAGGTACGACCAACCCGACAATGGCGCCGTAATGCGCGTAAATCTCGACCGGCTCAAGACCAAACAGGTGAGCAATGCCTCCAATTACCGCGGGTCCAAGCGGATTGTACCAGTTCTGTTCGCCCG includes these proteins:
- the queG gene encoding tRNA epoxyqueuosine(34) reductase QueG; the encoded protein is MKQQIVDRARALGFDSCKIAPASPPRHGEDFRTWLREGAAGEMDWLGRGEEKRCDPAQVLPGVRSVIVVALNYWQGELKDAPGSVGEKGKIARYAWGEDYHELMLRKLEQLSELLAEFGGIQKCYVDTGPILERDHAAEAGLGWHGKSTMLIDPRLGTWFFLGEILTTLELPPDAPQAERCGSCQRCIVACPTGAITEPHRLDARRCISYLTIELEGSIPLELRPLIGDRIYGCDDCLDACPWNRFASISREAAFAAGPAIGMPLRDYLALDDARFRQLFRRSPIKRIKRRGFLRNVCVALGNVGNRDDLPALERAAEDPEPLIAEHANWAIEQIRGRLAAGGKVF
- the purE gene encoding 5-(carboxyamino)imidazole ribonucleotide mutase; amino-acid sequence: MPETKSSSLVAIIMGSKSDWETMRVSGETLDELGVPNESHVLSAHRTPDATTELARAAADRGVRVIIAAAGGAAHLAGVVAAHTWLPVLGVPMTSALNGLDSLLSIAQMPGGIPVGTLAIGKAGAKNAALLAASIIGLTDDKVREKLLAFRKAQTDAVLSQRVP
- a CDS encoding acyltransferase, yielding MKRLVWLDVSKGLAILTVVYFHFFRTYFEHGSLPPPDWSNLFSSMRSALGIAWLFVSGLGFHAVGAFIILSGWALAQATVRKAEAGPIGWGGWYRARLLRLYPMYWVAHLVYLLSPFVARFERIDGRIVLSLLGLRFVDISMNFFYLNAAWWYFSMLIQFYLIFPLLFGAARKLGPLLFLLLAGALGFFVRYLMLFPYPQDGLWILGGFAICRLPEFALGMALGLWWARSAARVERFLLSGAGLLGGVILYPVALRLYQNGITYIFVDFATGACCFLVMVGIAGLLARFAWPAKIFALVGAFSYGIYLIHHPYVIWLGFRIREQPIWMFLLISVATMAVIAAWGIALEKATNAFLTKFITRRKPAAA
- a CDS encoding efflux RND transporter periplasmic adaptor subunit → MHQVAAPPITPRKRRSRRRRYIIFGSIGLLLLWIIVSALLGKREKPIPVTTEKAVRKTIVQTVSANGKIQPEVEVKISPEVAGEIIELPVEDGMAIKKGDLLLKIKPDSYKALVEQQQAAISTAKANNLQAKATLQKAEQDLKRAQDLFTKKMISESEYTSAQAARDVAASTYESMLHEIERAEAGSSQARDQLSKTTINSPINGTVTVLNSKLGERVVATNQFAGTEVMRVADLSSMEARVDVNENDVVNVKVGDKAIVTIDAYPDRKFHGTVIQIANTGKTSGAGTQEEVTNFEVRTHIDDNDVQLRPGLSCTAEIQTNMVKDVVAVPMQAVTIRTGDSNLSPEEIEKRKQKQTAADQGDNAAEFSNQKLEKQTEKAEREKVIKGVFTMGKDGKAHWVKVTTGIADDTYMEIKSGVQPGDDVISGSYSAISRKLKDGAKVEIEKEAKK
- a CDS encoding L-threonylcarbamoyladenylate synthase, producing the protein MTQIAPSRTPQERAEAVATAAGLLRRGDIVALPTETVYGLAADALNADAVAKIFEAKERPRFDPLIVHLPGREWLDRVTTIDSNARSLVERLLDQFWPGPFTLVLPRNEIVPDIVTAGLPTVAVRISAHPVFSEILQGFASPLAAPSANRFGRISPTTAQHVLDELEGRIPLVVDGGPTAHGLESTIVVPREGRLEILRRGPVTEEQLAAFGEVVVAETRAQPEAPGQLPSHYAPSTPLVLVDDPSAFALPPYKRCGLLAWRPLDESKGFVEVRQLSAREDLKEAATNLFRYLRELDRSNLDLVVAEKLPETGLGAAIMDRLKRAGTPPKGT
- a CDS encoding shikimate kinase → MAARGQSIVLIGFMGAGKSSIGRTLARRTGLSRLDTDEMISARFGLPVSEIFARFGEEKFRETETEILRQFSAAAPAIIVTGGGIVLRQENVKMLRALGKVVSLEADEETLFRRISRRATRPLLQTENPRATMLELLRAREPLYRQAADVRLDTSRLGHDEVADEILRSFGKL